A window from Acidimicrobiales bacterium encodes these proteins:
- a CDS encoding CapA family protein, with amino-acid sequence MESDPAAQSRNGDEGEAARRELSRRTLLRVGVALPALGVPFAAACGGGQTSARHRVPATTAPTDQAAGNPPGPRGPRGSGQTVRFAFGGDVHFPAQRDTTDPGAISPVVLADQLRSDPTHLLAPIAPVLSGADLAMVNLETAITDRGAPVPGKNFHFRSPAESFVALKSAGVDVVNMANNHALDYGPVGMEDTFAAIAASKLPVVGIGSDATEAYAPYRTVIKGQRIAIFGAVDWLEPGLVSQWTATDTQPGLAFSIDRARLVAAVSAVRPEVDTLVAFMHWGVEETHCASPEQETLAQALVGAGADIVVGSHAHRVFGAGRVGTSLVAYGLGNFVYWREDGESGRSGVLMVEATGRQVDAYSWVPARITDGVPVPATGGAATADLADWESRRSCSGLSA; translated from the coding sequence GTGGAATCCGATCCCGCCGCCCAATCGCGAAATGGCGACGAGGGTGAGGCAGCCCGGCGAGAGTTGTCCCGGCGAACGTTGCTCCGGGTGGGCGTGGCCCTGCCGGCGCTGGGAGTGCCGTTCGCCGCCGCGTGCGGCGGCGGTCAGACCAGTGCCCGGCACCGCGTCCCGGCGACCACGGCCCCCACCGACCAGGCCGCTGGGAACCCTCCCGGACCGCGGGGGCCCCGTGGCAGCGGCCAAACGGTCAGGTTTGCCTTCGGCGGTGACGTGCACTTCCCCGCCCAACGGGACACGACCGATCCGGGCGCAATCTCCCCGGTGGTGCTGGCAGACCAGCTTCGATCGGACCCGACCCACCTGCTGGCGCCCATCGCCCCGGTGCTGTCCGGCGCCGACCTGGCCATGGTCAACCTGGAGACGGCCATCACCGATCGGGGTGCGCCCGTGCCCGGCAAGAACTTCCATTTCCGTTCCCCTGCCGAGTCGTTCGTCGCCCTCAAGTCCGCCGGCGTCGACGTCGTCAACATGGCGAACAACCACGCCCTCGACTACGGGCCCGTCGGCATGGAGGACACCTTCGCCGCCATCGCCGCCTCCAAGCTTCCGGTCGTCGGGATCGGCAGCGACGCGACCGAGGCGTACGCGCCGTACCGCACGGTGATCAAAGGCCAGCGCATCGCCATCTTCGGCGCCGTCGACTGGCTCGAGCCGGGGCTCGTCTCGCAGTGGACGGCCACCGACACCCAGCCCGGCCTGGCCTTCTCGATCGACCGGGCGCGCCTCGTCGCCGCGGTGAGCGCGGTGCGACCCGAGGTCGACACGCTGGTGGCGTTCATGCACTGGGGTGTCGAGGAGACCCACTGCGCCTCGCCCGAACAGGAGACGCTGGCCCAGGCCCTGGTCGGCGCGGGCGCCGACATCGTCGTGGGGAGCCACGCCCACCGCGTGTTCGGAGCCGGTCGGGTGGGTACATCGCTGGTGGCCTACGGGCTCGGCAACTTCGTGTACTGGCGCGAGGACGGCGAATCGGGGCGCAGCGGGGTGTTGATGGTCGAGGCCACCGGCCGCCAGGTCGACGCCTACTCGTGGGTCCCAGCCCGCATCACCGACGGCGTGCCCGTCCCGGCGACCGGAGGCGCGGCGACGGCCGACCTGGCCGACTGGGAGAGCCGGCGCAGCTGCAGCGGCCTGTCGGCGTAG